A single Deltaproteobacteria bacterium DNA region contains:
- a CDS encoding Ig-like domain-containing protein: MFRKAMRFPGLMMPVLIIAFLCLLSGCSTGGLTDATTGSSTSSGTTGGTTGGSTTSGTVQPAGFVNLLTSSPQVGSDGLSTVTLTAIVKTANNVALKDKSVTFASSSVAGPLAGGNLVVASGTTDASGTATATLSAAGDKSKRTITITATSDSITGTTSVDVVGTTLQITGQNSLVSGTSAKLSLFLKDSAGATIPSQAITLTSSLGNSFSPSPVSTSANGQAEVTYTATNGGTDTVTASALGATATQTISVSSTDFTFTAPSSGTEINIGSTATATVHYALSGVPQTGKTVNFSATRGIITLNVVTDGSGNASANLSSTTAGPAIITATISGAGTIQTPVEFVAVTASAMSLQAAPGTISTNTAGSTVEQSTIIAVLRDSAGNLVKNKTVRFSLTDVSGGTIKQPSGVTDSQGTASTTYISSSSPSVKNGVRIDASVDGSAATAFATLTVASKSIYVVLGTGNTIENYSSTQYRVPFVALVTDIAGNPQAGVTVTTSLIPVTYLKGRYTGCVSTTDEYWVWTPATMNECYNEDNNPIFFAGHPEWLLNGFLDSGGGQTEDINGDGVLTPGNVAEVNRTATTDANGFAQFYVIYAKQFANWAKVKIEGRIYSYGDQTLGTTQFYLPVLRDDVKCAASPPGPVSPFGLGAAPHNVCTDDK, translated from the coding sequence ATGTTTAGAAAAGCGATGCGTTTCCCCGGACTGATGATGCCGGTGCTAATAATTGCGTTTCTTTGTTTGCTCTCCGGATGCAGTACCGGCGGCCTGACGGATGCCACCACCGGTTCCTCAACGAGCAGCGGCACAACTGGCGGAACGACGGGAGGATCCACAACGTCTGGGACAGTTCAACCCGCCGGCTTTGTGAATTTACTGACCAGCAGTCCGCAGGTTGGATCAGATGGTTTGTCCACCGTCACCCTTACGGCAATTGTCAAAACGGCAAATAACGTAGCATTAAAAGATAAGTCAGTTACATTTGCGTCTTCTTCTGTTGCAGGACCCTTGGCTGGAGGAAACTTGGTGGTTGCCAGTGGCACAACGGATGCCAGTGGTACCGCTACGGCAACCTTGAGTGCGGCCGGAGACAAGTCCAAACGAACGATTACCATAACCGCCACATCAGATTCGATTACCGGTACAACTTCCGTAGACGTAGTAGGCACAACACTGCAGATAACTGGTCAAAATTCTCTAGTTTCGGGCACATCTGCCAAGCTTTCGCTATTTTTAAAGGATTCCGCAGGAGCGACAATACCTAGTCAGGCAATTACCTTAACCTCGAGCCTTGGGAACAGTTTTAGCCCGAGTCCGGTTTCCACCAGCGCCAACGGACAAGCGGAAGTGACCTATACGGCAACAAATGGCGGCACAGATACTGTCACCGCATCTGCCTTGGGCGCAACAGCGACTCAGACCATAAGTGTCAGCTCGACAGATTTTACCTTTACAGCCCCCTCATCGGGTACCGAGATTAATATCGGTAGTACGGCCACCGCTACTGTACATTATGCTTTGTCGGGTGTTCCTCAAACGGGAAAGACAGTGAATTTTTCGGCTACAAGGGGCATTATAACACTAAATGTCGTTACTGATGGCAGCGGCAATGCCTCGGCCAATCTGTCGTCAACAACTGCCGGGCCGGCGATAATTACGGCAACGATATCCGGAGCGGGAACTATTCAAACACCCGTTGAATTTGTTGCAGTTACCGCTTCTGCAATGTCGTTGCAGGCCGCTCCCGGCACGATTTCAACAAATACCGCCGGATCCACAGTGGAACAAAGTACGATTATTGCCGTCCTGCGCGACTCAGCCGGTAACTTGGTTAAAAACAAGACGGTGCGGTTTAGTTTGACGGATGTAAGCGGCGGCACTATAAAACAGCCGAGTGGTGTAACAGACAGCCAGGGGACGGCCAGCACAACCTATATTTCCAGCAGTTCCCCGAGTGTTAAAAATGGTGTTAGAATTGATGCATCCGTTGATGGCTCCGCAGCAACGGCATTTGCCACTCTCACTGTTGCGAGCAAATCTATTTATGTTGTTCTTGGCACAGGCAATACCATTGAAAACTATAGCTCTACACAATATAGAGTTCCCTTTGTCGCGTTAGTTACTGATATTGCGGGAAATCCCCAGGCCGGCGTTACCGTTACGACAAGCCTGATACCTGTAACGTATCTCAAGGGAAGATATACCGGTTGCGTATCGACCACAGATGAGTATTGGGTATGGACTCCCGCAACCATGAACGAGTGCTATAATGAGGATAATAATCCAATTTTCTTTGCTGGCCATCCGGAATGGTTGCTCAATGGGTTCCTAGACAGCGGGGGGGGACAAACGGAGGATATCAACGGCGATGGAGTCTTGACCCCGGGCAATGTTGCCGAAGTGAATCGAACGGCAACAACCGATGCCAATGGTTTTGCCCAATTTTATGTGATTTATGCAAAGCAGTTTGCCAATTGGGCAAAAGTTAAGATTGAAGGAAGAATCTATTCTTATGGGGACCAGACCTTGGGGACGACGCAATTTTATCTGCCCGTGCTGCGTGACGATGTAAAGTGTGCAGCATCTCCCCCGGGGCCTGTGAGTCCTTTTGGTTTAGGCGCTGCGCCGCATAACGTTTGTACAGATGACAAATAG
- the ilvC gene encoding ketol-acid reductoisomerase: MANINFGGTWEEVVTSDEFSIKKAQDVLKNETVAVIGYGVQGRGQALNMKDNGINVIVGEGDYNWNKATEEGFIPGETLFSPMEAAKRATIIQYLQSDAGQKAMWPELKACLNEGDALYFSHGFSIVYKEQTGIIPPPNVDVIMVAPKGSGATVRTNFLDGSGINSSYAVFQNYTGRALERTLAVGVGIGSGYLFPTTFEKEVYSDLTGERGVLMGCLAGILEAQYNELRKHGHSPSEAFNESVEELTQSLMPLVAQNGMDWMYANCSTTAQRGALDWKDRFRDAVAPVFTDLYNSVAAGKETEIVLRVNSAPDYREKLQKELDVIKNSEMWQAGAAVRALRPERRKKTS, from the coding sequence ATGGCAAATATAAACTTTGGCGGCACTTGGGAAGAAGTGGTTACATCCGACGAATTTTCCATAAAAAAAGCGCAGGATGTGCTGAAAAATGAGACAGTGGCCGTTATCGGTTATGGTGTTCAGGGACGTGGTCAGGCCCTGAATATGAAAGACAACGGGATCAACGTGATTGTCGGTGAGGGCGATTATAACTGGAACAAGGCTACCGAGGAAGGCTTTATACCCGGGGAAACACTCTTCTCGCCCATGGAAGCGGCAAAACGCGCCACAATCATCCAGTATCTCCAGTCCGACGCAGGTCAAAAGGCGATGTGGCCGGAATTAAAAGCCTGTCTTAATGAAGGGGATGCCCTTTATTTTTCTCACGGGTTTTCGATTGTCTACAAAGAGCAGACCGGCATCATTCCGCCGCCGAATGTTGATGTCATCATGGTAGCCCCCAAGGGGTCAGGCGCTACCGTGCGTACCAATTTCTTAGACGGCAGCGGTATTAACTCCAGCTATGCCGTATTTCAGAACTACACCGGCCGGGCGCTGGAAAGAACTCTGGCCGTGGGTGTGGGTATCGGGTCCGGTTATCTTTTTCCCACCACTTTTGAAAAAGAGGTATACAGCGATCTTACCGGGGAACGCGGCGTCCTGATGGGGTGCCTCGCCGGTATTTTAGAGGCACAGTACAACGAGTTAAGAAAGCACGGCCACAGCCCCAGCGAGGCATTCAACGAGTCGGTGGAAGAGTTGACCCAGAGTCTGATGCCTCTCGTTGCCCAGAACGGTATGGATTGGATGTATGCCAACTGCAGTACGACAGCCCAGCGCGGCGCGCTGGACTGGAAGGATCGTTTCCGCGATGCGGTTGCCCCTGTCTTCACGGATCTGTATAACAGCGTCGCCGCCGGGAAAGAAACGGAAATTGTCCTGAGGGTAAACAGCGCCCCTGATTACCGGGAAAAGCTGCAAAAAGAACTGGATGTCATTAAGAACAGCGAGATGTGGCAGGCGGGCGCCGCCGTGCGAGCGCTGCGTCCGGAACGGAGAAAGAAAACCTCGTGA
- a CDS encoding PilN domain-containing protein, protein MTKKLGDIEGLKRDIKELEQKLSVIKGLEADRFFPVRMLAELAQLVPQKEIWLEKIAETSSGLRIEGVAKDNMVVARFMKSLEFSSFVSSVSLVSTREKEVAGIKLQQFTLSCVLKRG, encoded by the coding sequence TTGACAAAGAAGCTCGGAGACATAGAGGGGTTGAAACGAGACATCAAGGAACTTGAGCAAAAGCTTTCTGTTATCAAGGGCTTAGAGGCAGATCGCTTTTTCCCCGTCCGCATGCTGGCTGAATTGGCGCAACTGGTTCCCCAGAAAGAAATATGGCTCGAAAAAATCGCCGAGACCAGTTCCGGCCTGCGCATTGAAGGGGTGGCCAAAGACAACATGGTTGTGGCTCGTTTTATGAAAAGCCTTGAATTTTCCAGTTTCGTGTCTTCCGTCAGCCTGGTATCCACCAGGGAAAAGGAAGTCGCCGGTATTAAGCTGCAGCAATTTACCTTATCTTGTGTATTAAAGAGGGGATAG
- a CDS encoding pilus assembly protein PilP yields the protein MPRNSVIIIILLLIAGGFNHAAYAATSDAAKQAPPASYSFNPAGKPDPFRPFVEKDPVLKKKAEMDAAISIFPLQKVGLDQFNLLGIAGDTGRRLAIVETKDSRGSRFYALKLGTVIGLNNGKVVEIGKDQIVVEEATALRTGKKNRIIKKLRKDEEGIP from the coding sequence ATGCCAAGAAATAGCGTTATTATAATAATTTTACTCCTGATTGCCGGCGGCTTTAATCATGCTGCTTATGCCGCGACGTCCGATGCCGCCAAGCAGGCGCCTCCGGCCAGCTACAGCTTTAATCCGGCGGGGAAACCGGATCCGTTCCGGCCTTTTGTGGAAAAGGATCCGGTTTTAAAGAAAAAAGCGGAAATGGATGCCGCCATCTCCATCTTCCCCTTGCAGAAGGTGGGTCTCGATCAATTCAATCTGCTCGGCATCGCCGGTGATACCGGACGTAGACTGGCCATTGTGGAAACTAAGGACAGTAGGGGCAGCAGATTCTACGCACTGAAGCTGGGTACAGTTATCGGCTTAAACAACGGAAAGGTTGTTGAAATAGGAAAAGATCAGATTGTTGTGGAAGAAGCAACTGCGCTCCGTACCGGGAAAAAAAACAGGATCATAAAAAAGCTGCGCAAAGATGAAGAGGGCATACCATGA
- the pilQ gene encoding type IV pilus secretin PilQ, giving the protein MFSLICFVMFIGSFFCVGAAPLGAAEPPAPQAVNVGYLENIALESPVAGKERITITVSRLSGATVESQPGNALLVKLDNMFVPLDLRTPRGEGALRNVLRVLPAQKILEGKQWAYLTIDLKERVPHSVRQEGPNILIDFNVAALKEPAADAAPKPPATTEATNVPITPKDVAPKDVVPKDKAVGGEQTPESKNYAGHQISIDFQDANIKSVFRLLAELAGVSIVSGDDVKGNVTIQMKNVPWDQALDTILSITGLGKRQAGNVITVMTLDKIKKDDADRQAVQTRPSSEPLITRVVNVDYTDAKKLTENLLDLLPKDKDGKVQGSVKVDEHSNSLIIQATRQDMTRLFPIIEKIDKPTAQILIKANIVETTKDTARNLGIQWGGMWGQKIGNQGLYVNPGGTGGLATSPGSAFAGTYTPTSGTTGIAGQGFGVNFPATMSSTASASLGLMFGTIGENILDLQLNALQKDGKLNILSSPSITTLDNQKAFTENGEKIPFVTMDTSGGTVTKSVKFENAVLRLEITPHVIDGKNLKMKILVQKDEVDPSRNVDGNPYIIKKQTETNLIVQDGETIVISGLTKQKNIDNVNGVPWLKDIPLLGWLFKGEGKSESMEEVLIFITPNIMKPQEVAGIQTGP; this is encoded by the coding sequence ATGTTTTCATTAATCTGTTTTGTGATGTTCATCGGCAGTTTCTTCTGCGTGGGCGCCGCCCCCCTGGGAGCGGCCGAGCCTCCGGCGCCGCAGGCCGTTAATGTGGGATACCTTGAAAACATTGCCTTGGAAAGCCCGGTGGCCGGGAAGGAAAGGATTACCATTACAGTTTCACGACTGTCCGGCGCTACGGTGGAAAGTCAGCCGGGAAACGCCTTGCTGGTCAAGCTGGATAACATGTTTGTGCCGCTGGATTTAAGGACTCCGCGTGGGGAAGGCGCATTACGCAACGTCCTGCGCGTTTTGCCCGCACAGAAAATACTGGAAGGCAAGCAGTGGGCATATTTGACGATTGATTTAAAGGAACGCGTGCCCCATAGCGTCCGGCAGGAAGGGCCCAATATCCTCATTGATTTCAACGTCGCGGCGTTAAAGGAGCCGGCCGCGGACGCAGCTCCGAAACCGCCGGCAACAACGGAGGCGACTAATGTGCCTATCACGCCGAAAGATGTCGCTCCGAAGGATGTAGTGCCGAAAGATAAAGCCGTGGGCGGTGAACAGACGCCGGAGTCGAAAAACTATGCCGGGCATCAGATATCCATTGACTTCCAGGATGCGAATATCAAAAGCGTTTTCCGACTGCTGGCCGAGTTGGCCGGGGTAAGTATCGTCTCGGGAGATGACGTCAAGGGTAATGTTACGATCCAGATGAAGAACGTCCCCTGGGACCAGGCGCTCGATACCATCCTTTCTATTACGGGTCTGGGCAAAAGACAGGCTGGCAACGTGATCACTGTGATGACTCTGGACAAGATAAAAAAAGATGATGCCGATCGGCAAGCAGTACAGACCAGGCCATCATCAGAGCCCTTGATCACGAGAGTGGTCAATGTTGATTATACAGATGCCAAAAAACTGACCGAAAACCTTCTGGACCTGCTGCCCAAAGATAAGGATGGCAAAGTTCAGGGGTCTGTAAAGGTTGATGAACACAGTAATTCGCTGATCATCCAGGCCACCCGTCAGGATATGACCAGGTTGTTCCCCATTATCGAGAAAATAGACAAACCGACCGCACAGATACTAATAAAAGCCAATATTGTGGAAACAACAAAAGATACCGCCCGTAATCTTGGCATTCAGTGGGGCGGTATGTGGGGGCAAAAGATAGGGAACCAGGGCTTATATGTAAATCCTGGAGGTACTGGGGGCCTTGCCACGTCTCCCGGTTCGGCCTTCGCCGGAACTTATACGCCCACCTCCGGCACCACGGGGATCGCCGGTCAGGGATTCGGAGTCAATTTTCCGGCAACCATGTCCTCAACGGCCTCAGCGTCATTAGGTCTTATGTTTGGCACAATTGGGGAGAATATTCTTGATTTGCAGTTAAATGCCCTGCAGAAAGACGGCAAGCTTAATATTCTTTCCAGCCCTTCCATCACCACCCTGGATAACCAGAAGGCCTTTACGGAAAATGGCGAGAAAATTCCTTTTGTTACCATGGATACCAGCGGCGGCACCGTAACCAAATCCGTTAAATTTGAAAACGCCGTTCTGCGCCTGGAAATTACCCCGCATGTGATTGACGGGAAAAACTTGAAGATGAAAATTCTGGTGCAGAAGGATGAGGTGGACCCCAGCCGCAACGTGGACGGCAATCCCTATATCATCAAAAAGCAGACGGAGACCAACCTCATCGTGCAGGATGGTGAGACGATCGTAATTTCCGGTTTGACCAAGCAAAAAAACATAGATAATGTTAATGGGGTCCCCTGGTTAAAAGATATTCCTCTATTGGGCTGGCTGTTCAAGGGAGAGGGGAAGAGCGAATCCATGGAAGAGGTGCTGATTTTTATTACTCCCAATATCATGAAGCCGCAGGAAGTGGCCGGCATTCAGACCGGACCTTGA
- the pilM gene encoding type IV pilus assembly protein PilM, whose translation MFALPAIDIKELLSGRKKLVGLDIGSSSLKLVAMQESSKGYVLKSFYQIPVRRGVIVDGALVEHEELSARIKELFKLAGCSIKNVVTSLSGHAVIVKKVSFAVMEEGELRDLIHDEASKYLPFDDMAAVYFDFQILGANEFNPNLMEVLLVAAKKDIIDNYAESIKDAGLIPLIMDVDSFALETMYEKNYDFAETDVAVIVNIGASITNINVVKNGTSIFTRDFTLGGNAVTEAIQAKLGVTFDEAEQVKIAGPEGAKRLQEAGVTDILSLAEPICLEIERSVDYFRSTFGNEEIKQALLSGGGAMIPGIAAEMTQRLGTDTEIINPFKKIGYDKKAIAGAAIESIGPIAAVGVGLALRKIGDKRSASIFCPTAKQPKRKISNGRLQLLPAPLLSFSWFSFCSRFLSVPASAHWRRRSRRKTKSWSS comes from the coding sequence GTGTTTGCTCTGCCCGCGATCGATATAAAAGAACTGCTGTCCGGCCGTAAGAAGCTGGTGGGGCTTGACATCGGATCAAGTTCGCTGAAGCTTGTGGCGATGCAGGAGTCGTCCAAGGGCTATGTATTGAAGAGCTTCTACCAGATTCCCGTCCGCCGGGGCGTCATTGTGGATGGCGCACTGGTCGAGCATGAGGAACTCAGCGCCAGGATAAAGGAACTTTTCAAGCTTGCTGGTTGCAGCATAAAAAACGTCGTCACCTCCCTTTCCGGTCATGCCGTGATTGTAAAAAAAGTTTCCTTCGCCGTCATGGAGGAAGGCGAATTACGCGATTTAATCCATGATGAAGCGAGTAAATATCTGCCTTTTGATGACATGGCGGCGGTGTACTTTGATTTTCAAATCCTGGGGGCCAATGAATTCAACCCCAATCTGATGGAAGTCCTCTTGGTCGCAGCTAAAAAAGATATAATAGATAACTATGCGGAGTCCATAAAGGACGCCGGCCTGATTCCGCTCATTATGGATGTTGATTCCTTTGCTCTGGAAACAATGTATGAAAAGAACTATGATTTTGCAGAGACAGATGTGGCGGTAATTGTCAATATCGGGGCCAGCATCACGAATATCAATGTGGTCAAGAATGGCACGTCCATATTTACCAGAGATTTCACTCTGGGCGGCAACGCCGTCACGGAAGCCATCCAGGCCAAGTTAGGGGTGACTTTTGACGAGGCGGAACAGGTAAAGATTGCCGGTCCGGAGGGCGCCAAGCGACTGCAGGAAGCTGGAGTAACAGACATACTCAGCCTTGCCGAGCCCATCTGCCTGGAAATAGAGCGTTCCGTTGATTATTTCCGTTCTACCTTCGGCAACGAGGAAATAAAGCAGGCGCTGCTCTCGGGAGGTGGGGCGATGATTCCCGGAATTGCCGCCGAAATGACGCAGCGGCTCGGCACAGACACCGAAATTATCAATCCCTTCAAAAAAATTGGTTACGATAAGAAGGCCATTGCTGGGGCAGCGATCGAAAGTATCGGTCCCATTGCCGCCGTGGGCGTAGGGCTGGCGCTAAGAAAAATAGGTGACAAAAGATCCGCATCAATCTTTTGCCCTACCGCGAAGCAGCCAAAAAGGAAAATATCAAACGGCAGATTACAATTATTGCCGGCTCCTTTATTATCCTTCTCCTGGTTTTCGTTTTGCTCAAGATTTCTCTCAGTTCCAGCCTCAGCGCACTGGAGGCGCAGATCAAGGAGAAAGACGAAAAGCTGGTCGTCTTGA
- a CDS encoding tetratricopeptide repeat protein, with protein sequence MKYLARFILLVFMAAIFGNIAGCAPGNYQKGMKHYKPDDVAAAVSELKPLAEQGNAEAQFNLGSLYYQGWGVPQDYREAAKWLRKAAEQSHGFAQATLGTIYAEGIQGVIDKDYPQALMWFILAAAQGDMEAREFRDTLAVKMTPKQITEAQKLAREFKPQSAYAKSLRELKALAEQGDAASQFNVGLIYYSGQGVSRDYLEALNWFSKAALQGHTIAQYNIGYMYEKGEGTPQDYVEAAKCYRQAAERGYQLAQYNLGYMYEKGQGVLPDEIQALKWYNLASIQGEAKAKMARDRVTVWMSPAQIAEAQRLAREFKIVGK encoded by the coding sequence ATGAAATATCTGGCCAGATTTATTCTTTTGGTCTTCATGGCGGCCATATTCGGGAACATCGCGGGTTGCGCTCCGGGTAATTACCAAAAAGGGATGAAACACTATAAGCCGGATGATGTCGCGGCGGCCGTAAGCGAATTGAAGCCGCTGGCCGAGCAGGGCAACGCCGAAGCCCAGTTCAACCTGGGCTCGCTTTATTACCAGGGCTGGGGAGTGCCTCAGGATTATCGGGAAGCCGCCAAGTGGCTGCGCAAGGCCGCTGAACAGAGCCATGGTTTTGCACAGGCCACGCTGGGTACCATCTATGCCGAGGGCATACAGGGAGTGATTGACAAAGACTATCCCCAGGCGCTCATGTGGTTCATCCTGGCCGCCGCTCAGGGGGATATGGAAGCCAGAGAGTTCAGAGATACTCTGGCCGTGAAAATGACGCCAAAACAGATTACGGAAGCGCAAAAGCTGGCCCGGGAATTCAAGCCTCAGTCTGCCTATGCGAAGTCGCTGCGGGAACTGAAGGCACTGGCCGAGCAGGGCGATGCGGCTTCCCAGTTCAATGTCGGATTGATCTATTACAGCGGTCAGGGAGTTTCCCGTGATTACCTGGAAGCCCTCAACTGGTTCAGTAAAGCCGCCCTGCAGGGCCATACCATAGCCCAGTATAATATTGGCTACATGTACGAAAAGGGTGAGGGGACGCCGCAGGATTATGTGGAAGCGGCAAAATGCTATCGCCAGGCGGCGGAGCGGGGCTATCAGTTGGCCCAGTATAACCTCGGCTATATGTATGAAAAGGGCCAGGGGGTTTTGCCGGACGAAATCCAGGCCCTGAAGTGGTACAACCTGGCCTCGATCCAGGGTGAAGCCAAGGCCAAAATGGCGCGGGACCGAGTCACCGTCTGGATGTCGCCCGCCCAGATCGCCGAGGCCCAGCGCCTGGCGCGGGAGTTCAAGATAGTAGGGAAATAA
- the pilO gene encoding type 4a pilus biogenesis protein PilO: protein MAINLDDIKKMSPRMRALAIGVIYVIFSYFFFFYFLQTDMAKRSTQQEKLLDLEQQVATKEKLAAELGKYMKGMDALKEEFQTALTKLPVRKEIPELLQTIALSGKNAGLNFLIFEPQSSVKKPIGGPAAADPKAPDKKPPAPKPADGKAPPGKPPVEEGDYYEEIPVKVSVKGGYNNAAAFFAKVAGLPRIINIEDISMGEANPGKGKELILTTSCMVKTYMFVQKTVDSKTGAQKPAEQKNSEKDKNAKK, encoded by the coding sequence ATGGCCATAAACTTGGATGACATAAAGAAAATGTCGCCCCGGATGAGGGCGCTCGCGATTGGCGTGATTTATGTCATTTTTAGCTATTTCTTCTTTTTCTACTTCCTGCAGACCGATATGGCAAAGCGCAGCACTCAGCAGGAGAAGCTCCTGGATCTGGAGCAGCAGGTAGCGACCAAGGAAAAGTTGGCAGCCGAGCTGGGGAAATACATGAAAGGCATGGATGCCCTGAAGGAGGAGTTCCAAACGGCCCTGACCAAGCTTCCTGTCCGCAAGGAAATTCCTGAACTTCTTCAGACTATTGCCCTGTCCGGGAAAAATGCCGGGCTGAACTTTCTCATCTTTGAACCGCAATCATCAGTAAAAAAACCGATTGGGGGACCGGCAGCCGCGGATCCGAAAGCGCCTGATAAAAAGCCGCCCGCGCCGAAGCCTGCCGACGGCAAGGCGCCACCGGGCAAGCCGCCCGTGGAAGAAGGTGATTATTACGAAGAGATACCCGTCAAGGTTTCAGTCAAAGGTGGTTACAATAACGCGGCCGCTTTTTTTGCCAAGGTGGCCGGTCTCCCCCGGATAATAAATATCGAGGATATCTCCATGGGAGAAGCCAATCCCGGCAAGGGCAAGGAGCTTATCCTGACGACCTCTTGCATGGTCAAGACTTATATGTTTGTTCAAAAGACGGTGGATAGTAAAACCGGAGCGCAAAAGCCGGCGGAGCAAAAGAATAGCGAAAAGGACAAGAATGCCAAGAAATAG
- the ilvD gene encoding dihydroxy-acid dehydratase, whose protein sequence is MRSDAMKKGLERAPHRSLFKAMGYTDQEISRPLIGVVNSANEIIPGHIHLNMITADVKAGIRMSGGTPVEFPAIGVCDGIAMGHRGMKYSLASRELIADSVEVMATAHPFDALVMIPNCDKIVPGMLMAALRLNIPTIFISGGPMLAGVRQGKKVDLITVFEGVGAVKSGSMTQKELKSLEDSACPGCGSCSGMFTANSMNCLTEAIGLGLPGNGTIPAVQAARRRLAKEAGMGIMELLQKNIRPRDIATLAAFRNALAVDMALGCSTNTALHIPAIAHEAGFRLDLDLFNEISKKTPHLCHLSPAGHHHIEDLDRAGGIQGLMKEISKLGILDLQVMTVTGKTLGENLKQARVYDDDVIRPVKRPYHQEGGLAILKGNLAPEGAVVKQSAVDPDMMVNEGRARVFDSEEEASEAILGGKIQAGDIVVIRYEGPKGGPGMREMLGPTSAIAGMGLDKTVALLTDGRFSGGSRGAAIGHISPEAAEGGPIALVKEGDRISIDIPNKQLNLMVSEKELTARRKKLQPRLPAITTGYLARYARQVTSASTGAIYKD, encoded by the coding sequence ATGCGCAGCGATGCCATGAAAAAGGGACTCGAGAGGGCTCCCCACCGCTCCCTCTTTAAGGCGATGGGCTATACGGACCAAGAGATCTCGCGACCTTTGATCGGGGTGGTAAACTCCGCCAATGAAATCATTCCGGGGCATATCCACCTGAATATGATTACGGCCGACGTCAAGGCCGGCATCCGGATGTCCGGCGGGACCCCAGTAGAATTTCCAGCCATCGGGGTCTGCGACGGCATTGCCATGGGGCATCGCGGCATGAAATACTCGCTGGCCAGCCGGGAGCTGATCGCCGATTCGGTCGAAGTGATGGCCACTGCTCATCCCTTTGACGCCCTGGTGATGATTCCCAACTGTGACAAGATCGTTCCGGGCATGCTCATGGCAGCCCTGCGTTTAAACATCCCGACCATCTTTATCAGCGGCGGCCCCATGCTGGCCGGTGTCCGGCAGGGCAAGAAGGTGGATCTGATAACCGTCTTTGAAGGCGTCGGGGCCGTCAAATCCGGCTCGATGACACAAAAGGAATTGAAATCGCTGGAAGATTCCGCTTGCCCCGGTTGTGGCTCCTGTTCCGGCATGTTCACGGCCAATTCCATGAACTGCCTTACCGAGGCTATCGGCCTGGGACTGCCGGGCAACGGGACCATCCCGGCCGTTCAGGCAGCCCGCAGGCGTCTGGCCAAAGAGGCGGGAATGGGCATCATGGAGCTTCTCCAGAAAAACATCCGACCGCGTGATATTGCCACGCTGGCAGCCTTCAGGAATGCCCTGGCGGTTGACATGGCCCTCGGCTGTTCTACCAACACCGCGCTCCATATTCCGGCCATTGCCCATGAAGCGGGTTTCCGTCTTGATCTTGATCTTTTCAACGAAATCAGCAAAAAGACGCCCCATCTCTGCCATTTGAGCCCGGCCGGCCACCATCATATTGAAGATCTGGACCGGGCAGGCGGCATTCAAGGTCTTATGAAGGAAATTAGCAAGTTGGGCATCCTGGATTTGCAGGTCATGACGGTCACGGGCAAGACGCTGGGCGAAAACCTGAAGCAGGCCAGGGTATATGATGACGACGTAATCCGTCCCGTAAAACGCCCCTATCACCAAGAGGGGGGGTTGGCTATTCTCAAGGGCAATCTGGCGCCTGAGGGTGCGGTAGTCAAGCAGTCGGCAGTAGATCCGGATATGATGGTTAATGAAGGCCGGGCCCGCGTCTTCGACAGTGAAGAGGAGGCCAGCGAGGCGATCCTGGGTGGGAAAATTCAGGCGGGCGACATCGTTGTGATCCGCTATGAAGGTCCGAAAGGAGGGCCCGGGATGCGGGAAATGCTGGGGCCTACATCTGCCATTGCCGGAATGGGTCTGGACAAAACGGTGGCGCTGCTCACGGATGGTCGTTTCAGCGGCGGTTCGCGCGGGGCGGCAATCGGTCATATTTCCCCGGAAGCGGCGGAAGGCGGCCCCATTGCCCTGGTAAAGGAAGGAGACAGGATCAGTATTGACATCCCCAATAAGCAACTGAACTTGATGGTCAGCGAAAAGGAACTGACTGCACGGAGGAAAAAATTGCAACCGCGTCTGCCCGCAATCACCACCGGCTATCTGGCCCGGTATGCCCGGCAGGTCACATCAGCGAGTACTGGCGCTATTTATAAAGACTAA